The region CTACGAGCTGCTGCTGCCCGGTCCCGAGGAAGACGCCGAAGCGCTGGAGTTGGTGCTGCCGGACGAAGACCCTGAAGCCTATGTGGCCCGGGTGACGCAGGCCAAGCTGGCGGCGGCGCTGGCGCGCCGGGAAGCACGCGGCTTGCCGCTCGCGCCAGTGCTGTGCTCAGACACGACAGGGGCCCTTGACCGGCAAATCCTGGGCAAGCCGCTGGACGCCGATGAAGCCTTGCAAACCCTGGAGCTGCTGGCCGGGCGCCGTCACCGCGTCATCACTGCCGTGGCCGTGGGCTTGCCGACGCAGCAGACAGCGGGCTTGAGCGTATCGACGGTGGACTTTGCCGAGGTCGGCTCCGAGCAATTGCGCCGCTATGTGGCCAGCGGTGAGCCTTTTGGCAAAGCCGGTGCTTACGCGATTCAAAGTCAGGCCGCAGCCTGGATTTCTCGCATCGAGGGCAGCTATTCAGGCATCATGGGCTTGCCGCTGTTCGAGACGGCCCAGTTGCTCAAGCAATTCGGTTTGCATTTTTGATGTTGTGAATTTTGTCGTCTGCCCGTGCATCGTATGGAAGCCGGGCAAACGACAGCATTCAAGGTTCGAGAGCCCATGGAAGATATTCTGATCAACTGGACGCCCCAGGAGACCCGCGTTGCCGTGGTCGAAAACGGCGCGGTGCAGGAGCTTCATGTCGAGCGCACCCTGGAACGCGGCCTGGTGGGCAATGTCTACCTCGGCAAAGTAGCGCGGGTCTTGCCCGGCATGCAGTCCGCCTTCATTGACATCGGCCTGGAGCGCGCCGCGTTCTTGCACGTGGCCGACCTCTATGTCGCAGGCTCGACCGGCCAGCACCGCAGCAGCCACCATGCCGATGC is a window of Paucibacter sp. KCTC 42545 DNA encoding:
- a CDS encoding Maf family protein; the encoded protein is MSFEFIYLASQSPRRRQLLEQLGVRYELLLPGPEEDAEALELVLPDEDPEAYVARVTQAKLAAALARREARGLPLAPVLCSDTTGALDRQILGKPLDADEALQTLELLAGRRHRVITAVAVGLPTQQTAGLSVSTVDFAEVGSEQLRRYVASGEPFGKAGAYAIQSQAAAWISRIEGSYSGIMGLPLFETAQLLKQFGLHF